The genomic window GTCGTGATGTGGCAATCTTTGCGGTAGCAACATAGCAATACAGGCAGTGACTACAAGTGCCTTCTCCGATAGTCATTACCCAAAAGCTAGATAAAGATAGGATTGCTATAGTGATCCTAAACCATTTGCGACCCATAAAAAGGCTGAAAATCTGATAAATACGTAGTTTTAATGTGAAGATAGTAACTAAGAAATAAGTTTTAATTTATACATATAGATGAATAGCTTTGAATTATTTGGATAGGCGATCGCCATTTTTTATAAATCAGTCTAAATGTCTGTGTGTGACTTTAACCATAAGTTTACGGGAGTAGTAAGTTTATGGTTTCAAATCACTTGGACAAGTTTAGTTGACGTTACCGGGAACGTTCTCACCCCTAATGGGGTGAGCTAATCACATCTCTTTCAGGAAGAAAGATACTGCTCAATGGATGGTTGTTGACGACGTAGAGCAGTCATTGCTTGTTGCTGAATTTGACGAACTCGCTCTCGACTGACATTTAGCTTCTCACCAATCTGAGCTAAACTTCGTTCTTGATTATCCAACAATCCAAAACGTAAAATTAATACTTCGCGCTGCACGGGTTTGAGTGATGCTAATAAATCACTTAAGTCCTGGCGCAACATTTCTTGGGTGATCTGGTCATTTGGTGATATACCCTCATCCGCTAGAAGTTCACTCAGTTCTGTATCTTGGTTATCCCCCACTTTTAAATCTAGAGAAATTGTCCCACTAGCAGCACGCAGATATTCTCGAATTTGGCTAGCTTCTAAGTCCAATTTCTGAGCAATTTCTGCAACAGTAGCACGGCGACCCAGTGATTGAAACAATTCTCGCTGTACTTTTTTAATTTGATTTAATTTCTCGTTAACATGAATCGGTAGCCTCACCGTGCGTGATTTTTCAGCGATCGCCCTGGTGATTGCTTGACTAATCCACCAGTATGCGTATGTTGATAACTTATAGCCTCGGTTGGGATCAAACTTTTCGATCCCTCTTTGTAAACCTATTGCTCCTTCTTGAACCAAATCCAGAAACTCCAGATTGCGACGCTGGTATTTTTTAGCAACCGAAACCACTAGCCGCAGATTGGCTGTGATCATCTTTTGCTTGGCTCGTTGACCAATCTGAAGTATTTGATTTACTTCAGTTTCGCTTTTATTGACAAGATTCGCTAATTCTGCTACCGTTGGTTCTCGATCCAATTCTTGACTGAGCTGCTGTTTCTGCTGCTCAATGGCAATCATTTGTTGTACTTGCCTGCCATAAGTTATTTCTTGGTCTGATGTTAATAATGGAAACTGACCAATTTCTTGCAAATATACGCGAACCATGTCAGAACTCAGGCTAGACATACAACTTTAATATTTCTCCATAATTAGACGAACTTAAAAGTATAAATCAAATAAACCCATATATTTTCTAAAACCTGATAATTCAGGTTTAGCAATACACTGGGGAAAACTCCTTGAGGAAATCTTCGGGTAAGACGTGGGGCTACTGTCGCTTCCAGCTTCATGTAATACACAAGCGTAGACAGGCCGTTTGTTTTCCCAAAGCACATATACTAAGAGTTGGAGTTTTAGGAACTGGGAGGGAGTCGCGGAGTGAGTGATGATGAACTTGCAAATATCTTAGAACAGATAAATCCAAAAGACTTTACTTGGTCTTTCTGGTTCACTTTGCCACTCTATCCATACAGTAAGCGGCGAACACTGCGTCAAGAAATTATTAAAGACACAATCTGGACTTTTGACCAGATGCAGGGCATTTTCTACGTTATCGTCCCCATTCGGATGACGGTTGTCAAACTAGATGAAGGGGGACTTTTTGTATATGCACCCGTCGCCCCAACTCCCGAATGTATCAGGCTAGTCAATGAACTAGTGGCAGAACACGGAGATGTCAAATATATCATTCTGCCGACTATTTCCGGTTTAGAACATAAAGTCTTCGTTGGCCCCTTTGCCAGATGCTTTCCCCATGCACAGGTGTTTGTTGCTCCGAATCAATGGAGTTTTCCCCTAAATTTACCCCTGAGTTGGCTAGGTTTACCTCCTAAACGCACTTATATACTGCCAGCAGATAGTAGCCAAACTCCCTTTGCTGACCAGTTCGACTATGCGATATTAGATACAATTGACCTTGGCTCTGGTAAATTTGCAGAAGTGGCATTTTTACATAAGCGATCGCATACTCTATTAGTAACAGATTCAATCATTTCTGTCCCGGAAAATCCCCCAGCAATTATCCAGTTAGATCCATACGCCTTACTATTTCACGCCAAAGATCAAGCCGCAGATATAGTTGTCGATAATCAAGCCAACCGCCGCAAAGGATGGCATCGCATCACCCTATTTGCTTTGTATTTTCGCCCAAGCGCGTTAGAAGTACCCTCTTGGGGTGGTGTATTACGAGATGCCTTTACAGCCCCAGAAAAGTCATATAAAGCTTATTTTGGGTTATTTCCCTTTAAGTGGCGGCATGATTGGCAACGTTCATTTGATGCTTTGCAAGGAAATGGACGTTTATTTGTCGCACCTATATTACAGACATTGATTCTCAACCGCGCACCGAGAGAAACTATCAACTGGGCTAATAAAGTTGCCAGTTGGGACTTTCGGTGGATTATTCCCTGTCATTTTGATGCACCAATCAAAGCCGAACCCCAACAGTTTCGCCAAGCCTTTTCATTTTTAGAAAAACAGCCTGCTGTCAGCCCAGGTTTACCAGAGGAAGACTTTAAACTGCTGAGGGAAATTGATGCAGGTCTATATAAAAGCGGTATTGTTCCCCAAGCACAAGAGAAAGTATAGAGAGTGGGGATTGGAGACAAGGTAGACAAAGGGGATAAAACTAATTGATTATAGCGGTTCTTGCTTTCGTGAGGTACAAGAACCCCACCCCCAACCCCCTCCCCGCAAGCGAGGAGGGGGCTATTATATACCTCATGGGGTGTAAGGTGTAGGAGAAGAGACAGCCTTATTTTTGACTAAATCTACTTGTTTTAGTAAATCTGCTAAATTACCGGAATTATCTAAGACAACATCAGCACGGGAGGCTTTTTCTGCTAGGGATAATTGACTATTTATTCGGGCTTTTGCCTGTTCTGGAGTTAATTGATTACGTTCAATTAATCTTTGTAATTGCGCTGATTCCGAACAAAACACCACCCAGATTTCTGTCACCAAATTAGTCATCTGAGCTTCAAATAACAAAGGGATGACTAATACTATTGTAGACGCAGAAGATTCAGCAATTGCCTTGAGAAAGCGATCGCGCACATAAGGGTGAATAATACTATCTATCCATTGACGTTCTGCGGGATGAGAAAAAATAATTTCCCCCAACTGGGAACGGTTGAGACTACCATCGGGGAGTAAAATTTCTTGACCGTAACGCTGTGCGATCGCATCTAAAATAGGTGAACCGATAGATACTGCATCCCTAGCATAGATATCTGCATCCAAAATCGGTAAATCATATACATTCGCCAAATAATTAGCTACAGTAGTTTTACCTGTAGCAATACCCCCGGTTAAGCCAATAATGCGCTTTGTCATTAGTTATTAGTTATTGACAATTTCTCCCTTCCCTCATCTCCTCTGCGCCTCTGCGTCTCTGCGTGACTTAAAACTTCTCTACCCATTTAATTAAAGCTTGACTTAAACCATCCAATGTATATTCTTCAGCCTCGACATCGACACGTCCTAAAAAAGCATGACAAGTTTTTGAGGTTTGAGGGCCAATGGAAGCAATACAAACTCCCCTTAAAGCATTAGCAACATTGCTAGTAAACATACTGTCTACCAATTGATAGAAAAATTGTACAGTTTTAGAACTAGCAAAGGTAATCACATCTACCTCGCCATTTTTTAACGCAAATTCTGCGGCTGGTGCGATACTACTGGGACAACAAGATTGATAAGCAGCAACTTCAATTACTTCCGCACCTTTAGCTGTTAGTTCCTTAACTAAAACTTCTCTACCACCGCTTTCCACCCTAGGAAATAAAAGCTTTTTCCCTTGTAGTGCTTCAGGAAAGTTTTCTACTAAAGAATCAGCAACAAAATTGGGGGGGATAAAATCGGGTTGGAGTCCTTGCTGTT from Nostoc sp. UHCC 0870 includes these protein-coding regions:
- a CDS encoding DUF4336 domain-containing protein, producing MSDDELANILEQINPKDFTWSFWFTLPLYPYSKRRTLRQEIIKDTIWTFDQMQGIFYVIVPIRMTVVKLDEGGLFVYAPVAPTPECIRLVNELVAEHGDVKYIILPTISGLEHKVFVGPFARCFPHAQVFVAPNQWSFPLNLPLSWLGLPPKRTYILPADSSQTPFADQFDYAILDTIDLGSGKFAEVAFLHKRSHTLLVTDSIISVPENPPAIIQLDPYALLFHAKDQAADIVVDNQANRRKGWHRITLFALYFRPSALEVPSWGGVLRDAFTAPEKSYKAYFGLFPFKWRHDWQRSFDALQGNGRLFVAPILQTLILNRAPRETINWANKVASWDFRWIIPCHFDAPIKAEPQQFRQAFSFLEKQPAVSPGLPEEDFKLLREIDAGLYKSGIVPQAQEKV
- a CDS encoding RpoD/SigA family RNA polymerase sigma factor, which gives rise to MSSLSSDMVRVYLQEIGQFPLLTSDQEITYGRQVQQMIAIEQQKQQLSQELDREPTVAELANLVNKSETEVNQILQIGQRAKQKMITANLRLVVSVAKKYQRRNLEFLDLVQEGAIGLQRGIEKFDPNRGYKLSTYAYWWISQAITRAIAEKSRTVRLPIHVNEKLNQIKKVQRELFQSLGRRATVAEIAQKLDLEASQIREYLRAASGTISLDLKVGDNQDTELSELLADEGISPNDQITQEMLRQDLSDLLASLKPVQREVLILRFGLLDNQERSLAQIGEKLNVSRERVRQIQQQAMTALRRQQPSIEQYLSS
- the coaE gene encoding dephospho-CoA kinase (Dephospho-CoA kinase (CoaE) performs the final step in coenzyme A biosynthesis.), with amino-acid sequence MTKRIIGLTGGIATGKTTVANYLANVYDLPILDADIYARDAVSIGSPILDAIAQRYGQEILLPDGSLNRSQLGEIIFSHPAERQWIDSIIHPYVRDRFLKAIAESSASTIVLVIPLLFEAQMTNLVTEIWVVFCSESAQLQRLIERNQLTPEQAKARINSQLSLAEKASRADVVLDNSGNLADLLKQVDLVKNKAVSSPTPYTP